One Myotis daubentonii chromosome 12, mMyoDau2.1, whole genome shotgun sequence genomic region harbors:
- the ABCG5 gene encoding ATP-binding cassette sub-family G member 5, which translates to MSDLPSLTPVGSSGLQLSKGPRGSSEEVPGAASEPRHSLGVFHASYSVSYRVGPWWDIASRRQRWNRQILKDVSLYVESGQIMCILGSSGSGKTTLLDAVSGRLRRQGTLLGEVCVNGQALRRDQFQDCFSYVLQSDTLLSSLTVRETLGYTALLAIRGASRAFIQKKVEAVMAELSLSHVADQLIGNYNFGGISTGERRRVSIAAQLLQDPTIMLFDEPTTGLDCMTANQIVVLLAELARRNRIVILTIHQPRSELFQLFDRIAILSFGELVFCGTPVEMLEFFSGCGYPCPEHSNPFDFYMDLTSVDTQSKEREMETYKRVQSIGSAFRESAIYHKTLENIERTKHLRTLPMVPFKTRDSPGTLSKLCVLLRRVTRNLMRNKLAVVMRLVQNLIMGLFVIFFLVRVQNDVLKGAFQDRVGLLYQFVGAMPYTGMLNAVTLFPVLRAVSDQESQDGLYQKWQMLLAYVLHVLPFSVIATVIFSSVSYWTLGLYPEVARFGYFSAALLAPHLIGEFLTLVLLGMVQNPNVVNSIVALLCIAGVLVGSGLVRNIEEMPIPFKIFTYFTFQKYCSEILVVNEFYGRNFTCGSSNGSVTANPMCAFNQGLQFIERISPGATSRFTADFLILYAFIPALVLLGTVVFKVRDHLISR; encoded by the exons ATGAGTGACCTCCCATCCTTGACCCCCGTGGGGTCCTCAGGACTCCAGCTAAGCAAAGGCCCCCGGGGCTCCTCGGAGGAGGTTCCTGGAGCTGCATCAGAGCCTCGGCACAGCCTGGGCGTCTTCCATGCCTCCTACAGCGTCAG CTACCGCGTCGGGCCCTGGTGGGACATCGCATCTCGTCGGCAGCGGTGGAACAGGCAGATCCTCAAAGATGTCTCCTTGTACGTGGAGAGCGGGCAGATCATGTGCATCTTGGGGAGCTCAG GCTCCGGGAAAACCACGCTGCTGGACGCCGTGTCCGGGAGGCTGCGGCGCCAGGGGACCTTGCTCGGGGAGGTGTGCGTGAACGGCCAGGCGCTGCGCAGGGACCAGTTCCAGGACTGCTTCTCCTACGTCCTGCAG AGCGACACTCTGCTGAGCAGCCTCACGGTGCGCGAGACGCTGGGCTACACGGCGCTGCTGGCCATCCGCGGGGCCTCCCGGGCCTTCATCCAGAAGAAG GTGGAGGCCGTCATGGCCGAGCTGAGTCTGAGCCACGTGGCCGACCAACTGATCGGCAACTACAACTTCGGGGGAATCTCCACAGGCGAGCGGCGGCGGGTCTCCATCGCAGCCCAGCTCCTCCAGGATCCCA CCATCATGCTGTTTGATGAGCCGACGACAGGCCTGGACTGCATGACTGCAAACCAGATCGTCGTCCTCCTCGCAGAGCTGGCCCGCAGGAACCGCATTGTGATCCTCACCATCCACCAGCCCCGCTCCGAGCTCTTCCAG CTCTTTGACAGAATCGCCATTCTGAGCTtcggagagctggttttctgCGGGACGCCGGTGGAAATGCTTGAGTTCTTCAGTGGCTGTGGCTACCCTTGTCCCGAACATTCAAACCCTTTTGATTTCTATA TGGATCTGACATCAGTGGATACCCAAAGCAAAGAACGGGAAATGGAAACCTACAAGAGAGTCCAATCGATTGGATCTGCCTTCAGAGAATCAGCAATTTATCACAAAACCTTGGAGAATATCGAAAGAACAAAACACCTGAGAACATTACCAATGGTTCCTTTCAAAACCAGAGACTCCCCTGGAACTCTTTCTAAACTGTGTGTTCTTTTGAG GAGAGTGACGAGAAACTTAATGAGAAATAAGCTGGCAGTGGTTATGCGTCTGGTTCAGAATCTGATCATGGGTTTGTTCGTCATTTTCTTCCTTGTACGGGTCCAGAACGATGTGCTCAAAGGTGCTTTCCAGGACCGCGTGGGTCTCCTGTACCAGTTTGTGGGTGCCATGCCATACACAGGCATGCTCAACGCAGTGACTCTGT TTCCTGTGCTGCGAGCGGTCAGTGATCAGGAGAGCCAGGACGGCCTGTACCAGAAGTGGCAGATGCTGCTGGCCTATGTGCTGCACGTCCTCCCCTTCAGCGTCATTGCCACTGTGATCTTCAGCAGTGTGAGCTACTG GACTCTGGGCTTGTACCCCGAGGTTGCCAGATTTGGATATTTCTCTGCTGCTCTCCTGGCCCCCCACTTAATTGGGGAATTTCTAACTCTTGTGCTACTTGGAATGGTCCAAAACCCAAATGTGGTCAACAGTATAGTGGCTCTGCTCTGCATTGCTGGGGTGCTGGTGGGATCCGGACTCGTAAG gAACATAGAAGAAATGCCCATTCCTTTTAAAATCTTCACTTATTTTACATTCCAAAAATACTGCTCTGAGATTCTTGTAGTCAATGAATTCTATGGACGGAATTTCACTTGTG GCAGCTCAAATGGTTCTGTGACAGCTAATCCAATGTGTGCCTTCAATCAAGGACTCCAATTCATTGAGAGAATCAGCCCGGGTGCAACATCCCGATTCACAGCAGACTTCCTGATCCTGTATGCGTTTATCCCAGCTCTTGTCCTCCTGGGAACAGTTGTGTTTAAAGTGCGGGATCATCTCATTAGCAGATAG